From a single Nitrospirota bacterium genomic region:
- a CDS encoding diaminopimelate decarboxylase, giving the protein SLPGTKPGELLAVMSAGAYGFVMASNYNSRPRVPEVLVKGGEFHVIRERETYDDLVRGERIPSFLNETE; this is encoded by the coding sequence ATCGCTGCCTGGCACCAAACCTGGTGAGTTGTTGGCAGTCATGAGTGCGGGAGCGTATGGCTTTGTGATGGCGTCGAATTACAACTCTCGACCCCGCGTACCGGAAGTGCTCGTCAAGGGCGGAGAGTTTCACGTGATTCGCGAGCGAGAAACATACGACGACCTCGTACGGGGCGAGAGAATTCCGTCCTTCCTCAACGAAACGGAGTGA
- a CDS encoding 4-hydroxy-tetrahydrodipicolinate synthase: protein MFTGSLVAIVTPFRQGKVDECALAELIEWQIASGTNGVVPCGTTGESATLSHSEHNRVIELTVEVVRRRAPVIAGTGSNSTEEAITLTKHAKQAGADAALLITPYYNKPTQEGLYRHYKAVADAVDLPLVLYNIPGRTGVNMLPSTIARLSAIKTIVGVKEGSGSVQQASDIVQMCEDRLSVLAGDDSLTLPMMAVGGKGVITVTANIKPKEMADLVKAFAEGRIDEARRIHFKLSPLFAALFYETNPIPVKEALGLMRKIDPELRLPLCPMAQDTREKLIRVLKDAALI from the coding sequence ATGTTTACCGGATCTCTTGTCGCGATTGTGACGCCATTTCGACAGGGCAAGGTCGACGAGTGCGCCTTGGCCGAGTTGATCGAATGGCAGATCGCCAGTGGCACCAATGGCGTTGTCCCCTGCGGAACCACTGGTGAATCGGCCACCCTTTCTCATAGCGAGCATAATCGGGTGATTGAGTTGACGGTCGAGGTGGTCCGGCGGCGTGCACCGGTTATTGCCGGAACCGGTTCGAATAGCACGGAAGAAGCCATCACTCTCACGAAACATGCGAAGCAGGCCGGAGCCGACGCTGCGTTGCTCATTACGCCCTACTACAACAAGCCGACTCAGGAAGGGCTCTATCGCCACTACAAGGCCGTTGCAGACGCGGTCGATCTGCCGTTAGTCCTATACAACATCCCCGGTCGCACCGGAGTCAACATGCTTCCGTCCACGATCGCCCGACTCTCAGCTATCAAGACGATCGTCGGCGTGAAAGAAGGAAGTGGCTCAGTCCAACAGGCTTCAGATATCGTACAGATGTGTGAGGACCGCCTAAGCGTGCTGGCTGGCGACGACTCTCTGACCCTGCCGATGATGGCGGTCGGCGGGAAGGGTGTGATTACCGTAACGGCCAATATCAAGCCAAAGGAAATGGCCGATCTTGTGAAGGCCTTTGCAGAGGGACGAATCGACGAAGCGCGACGGATTCATTTTAAGCTCTCTCCCCTCTTTGCAGCGTTGTTCTATGAGACCAATCCCATTCCCGTCAAAGAAGCGTTAGGACTCATGAGGAAAATCGACCCAGAGTTACGCTTACCGCTCTGCCCAATGGCGCAGGACACACGAGAGAAATTGATTCGCGTCCTCAAGGATGCGGCGTTAATCTAA